In Mytilus edulis chromosome 6, xbMytEdul2.2, whole genome shotgun sequence, the following proteins share a genomic window:
- the LOC139528717 gene encoding Golgi SNAP receptor complex member 1-like isoform X2, protein MADMGNLWEDLRKQARQLENEIDLKLVSFSKLGTNYSSHIDYGNESAPLINKSSSEHMFDTMAMEIEQLLSKLQDVNDRMSDYTQNISMSSPSAALLHTLQRHRDILQDYSHEFHKTKANISAIREREDLLGSVRRDISAYKNSSGLNRRTDMYLKEHDHIRSSEKMIDDQISIAIATKENLQSQRKVLGTITQKMNSLANRFPLINTLMQKINLRKRRDTIILASVIATCVIILLLYAFH, encoded by the exons ATGGCAGATATGGGAAACCTATGGGAAG ATTTACGTAAACAAGCAAGACAGTTAGAGAATGAGATTGATTTGAAGCTGGTATCCTTCAGTAAACTAGGAACAAATTATTCTTCACATATTGATTATGGAAA TGAGTCAGCTCCCCTTATTAATAAATCTAGTAGTGAACACATGTTTGATACAATGGCTATGGAGATTGAACAACTGTTATCAAAG ttacAAGATGTGAATGATAGAATGTCTGACTACACACAGAACATCAGTATGAGTTCACCGAGTGCTGCTCTACTTCATACCTTACAGAGACATAGAGACATTCTACAGGATTACTCACATGAGTTCCATAAAACTAAGGCTAATATATCAGCAATTAGGGAAAGAGAAGATTTGTTAGGCTCTGTCAGACGAGATATTAG tgcATATAAAAATTCCTCTGGTTTGAATAGAAGAACAGATATGTATTTAAAAGAACATGATCACATACGGAG ttCAGAAAAAATGATAGATGACCAAATAAG tatAGCAATTGCaacaaaagaaaatttacaaTCACAGAGAAAAGTTCTTGGAACAATCACACAGAAAATGAATTCATTAGCAA ATCGGTTTCCTCTCATTAACacattaatgcaaaaaataaactTACGGAAAAGAAGAGACACAATAATTTTAGCGAGTGTGATAGCTACTTGTGTTATTATCTTACTGTTGTATGCCTTCCATTAG
- the LOC139528717 gene encoding Golgi SNAP receptor complex member 1-like isoform X1: MADMGNLWEDLRKQARQLENEIDLKLVSFSKLGTNYSSHIDYGNKPNEEHALTKSESAPLINKSSSEHMFDTMAMEIEQLLSKLQDVNDRMSDYTQNISMSSPSAALLHTLQRHRDILQDYSHEFHKTKANISAIREREDLLGSVRRDISAYKNSSGLNRRTDMYLKEHDHIRSSEKMIDDQISIAIATKENLQSQRKVLGTITQKMNSLANRFPLINTLMQKINLRKRRDTIILASVIATCVIILLLYAFH, translated from the exons ATGGCAGATATGGGAAACCTATGGGAAG ATTTACGTAAACAAGCAAGACAGTTAGAGAATGAGATTGATTTGAAGCTGGTATCCTTCAGTAAACTAGGAACAAATTATTCTTCACATATTGATTATGGAAA CAAACCAAATGAGGAACACGCATTAACTAAAAG TGAGTCAGCTCCCCTTATTAATAAATCTAGTAGTGAACACATGTTTGATACAATGGCTATGGAGATTGAACAACTGTTATCAAAG ttacAAGATGTGAATGATAGAATGTCTGACTACACACAGAACATCAGTATGAGTTCACCGAGTGCTGCTCTACTTCATACCTTACAGAGACATAGAGACATTCTACAGGATTACTCACATGAGTTCCATAAAACTAAGGCTAATATATCAGCAATTAGGGAAAGAGAAGATTTGTTAGGCTCTGTCAGACGAGATATTAG tgcATATAAAAATTCCTCTGGTTTGAATAGAAGAACAGATATGTATTTAAAAGAACATGATCACATACGGAG ttCAGAAAAAATGATAGATGACCAAATAAG tatAGCAATTGCaacaaaagaaaatttacaaTCACAGAGAAAAGTTCTTGGAACAATCACACAGAAAATGAATTCATTAGCAA ATCGGTTTCCTCTCATTAACacattaatgcaaaaaataaactTACGGAAAAGAAGAGACACAATAATTTTAGCGAGTGTGATAGCTACTTGTGTTATTATCTTACTGTTGTATGCCTTCCATTAG
- the LOC139528719 gene encoding vitamin K epoxide reductase complex subunit 1-like protein 1, protein MANEAIQLRKSARLFGNVLLIFCTVGMLLSVYALYVEIHAEGDSSFKAWCDINPKMSCSKVFTSKYGKGFGLLEYIVGKTSVLNQPNSIFGMMFYILQIICAMTVSGSLASFALGTSIVANFGSAYLAYILVYILDDVCVVCVSTYIVNAVILYCCYQRYYKIVNIVNIAKSKKQK, encoded by the exons ATGGCAAACGAAGCAATTCAGCTGCGTAAATCTGCACGTTTATTTGGCAATGTCTTGCTTATATTCTGCACAGTTGGAATGCTATTGTCCGTGTACGCACTTTATGTTGAAATCCACGCAGAGGGAGACTCCAGTTTTAAAGCATGGTGTGACATAAATCCTAAAATGAGCTGTTCTAAAGTGTTCACATCAAA GTACGGAAAAGGTTTTGGATTATTGGAGTACATCGTCGGAAAAACAAGTGTATTAAATCAGCCAAATAGTATTTTTGGTATGATGTTCTACATCCTTCAAATTATATGTG CAATGACGGTATCCGGCAGTCTAGCAAGCTTTGCTTTAGGAACAAGTATTGTGGCGAACTTTGGCTCCGCCTACCTGgcgtatatactagtatatatactaGATGATGTGTGTGTGGTGTGTGTTTCTACTTATATAGTCAATGCTGTCATTTTATACTGCTGTTATCAAAGATATTATAAGATTGTAAATATTGTCAATATTGccaaaagtaaaaagcaaaagtGA
- the LOC139528718 gene encoding glutathione S-transferase theta-1-like, whose product MVLRYFYDLMSQPSRAVYIFLKINKIPFEPKAVALRKGEHYSDEYKKVNPFSLVPVLDDNGFILTESVAILKYLVAKYNLPEHWYPRTNLQAQARVDEYMNWQHWNTRLKSAYLFRNLLIEPKALSRPVDWDKVEQFRTEVKKTVKFLENVWLKDQPFLCGQEISVADILGICELIQLYAVNEEYLYEENSVVKAWMDRVKERLQPHFDEAHKLTYRTRDMYPMIKEQLAKL is encoded by the exons ATGGTTTTAAGATATTTCTACGATTTGATGTCTCAGCCATCGAGAGCAGTgtacatttttctgaaaattaacaaaattccATTCGAACCTAAAGCAGTTGCTCTAAGAAAAG gagagCATTATTCGGACGAATACAAGAAAGTTAATCCTTTCAGCTTAGTGCCTGTTCTCGATGATAATGGATTTATTTTAACAGAAAG TGTtgccattttgaaatatttggttgCAAAGTATAACTTACCAGAGCACTGGTATCCTAGAACGAACTTACAAGCCCAAGCAAGAGTAGACGAATATATGAACTGGCAACATTGGAATACCAGGCTGAAGTCAGCATATCTCTTCAGGAATCTG TTGATTGAACCAAAAGCTTTGAGCAGACCAGTTGATTGGGATAAAGTAGAACAGTTTAGAACAGAAGTAAAGAAAACTGTAAAATTCTTAGAAAATGTTTGGCTGAAAGATCAACCTTTCCTTTGCggacaagaaatttctgtagctGATATCCTGGGAATCTGTGAATTAATACAGCTGTACGCTGTCAATGAAGAATATTTGTATGAAGAGAATTCTGTGGTCAAAGCATGGATGGATCGAGTTAAGGAGAGGCTACAGCCTCACTTTGACGAAGCTCACAAACTGACATACAGGACACGTGACATGTACCCAATGATTAAAGAGCAACTAGCTAAACTGTAA